Proteins from a genomic interval of Lemur catta isolate mLemCat1 chromosome 17, mLemCat1.pri, whole genome shotgun sequence:
- the ZBP1 gene encoding Z-DNA-binding protein 1 isoform X2, with protein sequence MKNESKVSLAGPALWRLYEAGPADAAPAQLALPSHGDPPSQAERPPEDAAGVPEKPGPQRSARQEEIYKFLEDKGPHNALVIAQALGLRTAKDVNPDLYKMKSKHLLDFDEKLKAWAIYRPGDSGGRNQSTAIVNQQSPVIAIYQHGTYSHISIANSHNTQIGHGNVIAREITPGDSGSMAPGYPAPTAPGDSSAPSAWGPQDIHLEQSVLRRVQLGHDNELSVHSTPSEGSGHILSGSPPVSATTDGSGAAFEVRMPRPGSQPEGDAAQRVHIRSCFLEDAAIGNSNKMTVSPAAGGVAGAGDGEPEEDADPAPEASQSRSHFPQDAGQAAPGITSTLTPRLEAVTLGNRDPETAEHSC encoded by the exons ATGAAGAACGAGTCCAAAGTCTCCCTCGCAGGCCCTGCGCTATGGCGCTTGTACGAGGCTGGGCCTGCAGACGCGGCCCCTGCacagctggccctgcccagccacgGTGACCCGCCATCCCAGG CCGAGAGGCCCCCAGAAGACGCAGCTGGAGTTCCAGAGAAGCCCGGCCCTCAGCGCAGTGCCCGAC AGGAAGAGATCTACAAGTTCCTGGAAGACAAGGGCCCCCACAATGCCCTGGTCATCGCCCAGGCCCTGGGCCTGAGGACGGCAAAAGATGTCAACCCAGACTTGTACAAGATGAAGAGCAAGCACCTTCTGGACTTCGACGAGAAGTTAAAAGCGTGGGCAATTTATCGACCAG GAGATTCTGGAGGAAGAAATCAGTCCACGGCAATTGTGAACCAGCAAAGTCCAGTCATCGCGATCTACCAGCACGGAACCTACAGCCACATTTCCATTGCCAACTCCCACAACACCCAGATCGGACATGGGAACGTCATAGCCAGAGAGATAACCCCCGGGGACAGTG GTTCCATGGCTCCCGGATACCCTGCTCCAACGGCGCCAGGTGACTCCTCAGCTCCTAGTGCCTGGGGGCCCCAGGACATCCACCTGGAGCAATCCGTGCTCAGACGGGTGCAGCTGGGACACGACAATGAGCTGAGCGTCCACAGCACCCCATCTGAAGGCTCCGGCCACATCCTCTCAGGCAGCCCCCCAG TCTCTGCCACCACCGACGGCTCAGGAGCTGCATTTGAAGTGCGAATGCCCAGACCCGGATCTCAGCCCGAGGGGGACGCGGCCCAGAGAGTCCACATCAGGTCATGCTTCCTCGAGGATGCCGCCATCGGCAACAGCAACAAAATGACCGTCAGCCCAGCGGCAGGAGGAGTCGCAGGGGCTGGAGATGGGGAGCCGGAGGAGGACGCAG ACCCTGCCCCCGAAGCCTCACAATCCAGAAGCCATTTCCCTCAAGACGCGGGTCAGGCTGCCCCTGGCATCACCTCAACGCTCACCCCACGGCTGGAAGCTGTGACCCTTGGAAACAGAGACCCTGAAACTGCAGAACACAGCTGCTAG
- the ZBP1 gene encoding Z-DNA-binding protein 1 isoform X1, which translates to MTQAPAAPGKGGHLEQKILQELSDAGCPVKTSQLVKKCQVPKKELNQVLYRMKNESKVSLAGPALWRLYEAGPADAAPAQLALPSHGDPPSQAERPPEDAAGVPEKPGPQRSARQEEIYKFLEDKGPHNALVIAQALGLRTAKDVNPDLYKMKSKHLLDFDEKLKAWAIYRPGDSGGRNQSTAIVNQQSPVIAIYQHGTYSHISIANSHNTQIGHGNVIAREITPGDSGSMAPGYPAPTAPGDSSAPSAWGPQDIHLEQSVLRRVQLGHDNELSVHSTPSEGSGHILSGSPPVSATTDGSGAAFEVRMPRPGSQPEGDAAQRVHIRSCFLEDAAIGNSNKMTVSPAAGGVAGAGDGEPEEDADPAPEASQSRSHFPQDAGQAAPGITSTLTPRLEAVTLGNRDPETAEHSC; encoded by the exons GCCACCTCGAACAGAAGATCCTGCAGGAGCTAAGCGATGCTGGCTGCCCTGTGAAGACCTCCCAGCTGGTGAAGAAATGCCAAGTGCCCAAGAAGGAGCTCAACCAAGTCCTCTACCGAATGAAGAACGAGTCCAAAGTCTCCCTCGCAGGCCCTGCGCTATGGCGCTTGTACGAGGCTGGGCCTGCAGACGCGGCCCCTGCacagctggccctgcccagccacgGTGACCCGCCATCCCAGG CCGAGAGGCCCCCAGAAGACGCAGCTGGAGTTCCAGAGAAGCCCGGCCCTCAGCGCAGTGCCCGAC AGGAAGAGATCTACAAGTTCCTGGAAGACAAGGGCCCCCACAATGCCCTGGTCATCGCCCAGGCCCTGGGCCTGAGGACGGCAAAAGATGTCAACCCAGACTTGTACAAGATGAAGAGCAAGCACCTTCTGGACTTCGACGAGAAGTTAAAAGCGTGGGCAATTTATCGACCAG GAGATTCTGGAGGAAGAAATCAGTCCACGGCAATTGTGAACCAGCAAAGTCCAGTCATCGCGATCTACCAGCACGGAACCTACAGCCACATTTCCATTGCCAACTCCCACAACACCCAGATCGGACATGGGAACGTCATAGCCAGAGAGATAACCCCCGGGGACAGTG GTTCCATGGCTCCCGGATACCCTGCTCCAACGGCGCCAGGTGACTCCTCAGCTCCTAGTGCCTGGGGGCCCCAGGACATCCACCTGGAGCAATCCGTGCTCAGACGGGTGCAGCTGGGACACGACAATGAGCTGAGCGTCCACAGCACCCCATCTGAAGGCTCCGGCCACATCCTCTCAGGCAGCCCCCCAG TCTCTGCCACCACCGACGGCTCAGGAGCTGCATTTGAAGTGCGAATGCCCAGACCCGGATCTCAGCCCGAGGGGGACGCGGCCCAGAGAGTCCACATCAGGTCATGCTTCCTCGAGGATGCCGCCATCGGCAACAGCAACAAAATGACCGTCAGCCCAGCGGCAGGAGGAGTCGCAGGGGCTGGAGATGGGGAGCCGGAGGAGGACGCAG ACCCTGCCCCCGAAGCCTCACAATCCAGAAGCCATTTCCCTCAAGACGCGGGTCAGGCTGCCCCTGGCATCACCTCAACGCTCACCCCACGGCTGGAAGCTGTGACCCTTGGAAACAGAGACCCTGAAACTGCAGAACACAGCTGCTAG